TCCTGGAATGGTAAAGAGTAATATTTTAAGGTAATGTTGTCTATAATTTAAGATGAGAGGTCATTTATTGTAAGAAGAATGTATACATTATCCTTATCAACTTCACGGATGATTTTGTCTAAGTGAACATCGCCTAGACCGAACTGCTCACAAGCCAGTTGGAGCTCTTCCTTTGTGATGTAGCCGCTACCGTCtttgtcaaaatatgaaaaagctGCATACAAATGGTCCTCTTTCTGGACTTTGTTTAGATGCAGCATTGCTGCCACAAACTCTCTGTAGTCTATGGTTCCACTATTGTCGAAATCAGCCTAGATTATCAGGAAAGAAAGTTGATTTTATAACGTAAATAGTATTTGGAATAATAAGAAAGGAAACTCAAAGTGTTCTGCACTTACTGCTTGCATCAGACTGATTATTTCTGAATCTTTGAGATTGGCCCCAACTCTTTCTAGACCTTTCTTGAGTTCTTCCATGGTAATCTGTCCACTATTATCAACGTCGATCATCTTGAACATTTCCTTGAGTCCGCCAATTTCTTCCTCAGAAAGACTTTCAGCAATAACCTATGCAGAAAAGTTTTGTCACCTACAGCATGAAATGTTCTAGTATTTCACACCCTCACGGCATGATAACAACATACCATATATGATGCAAATTCTCCTAAATGTAGAGCTccaaataactattattatggTGTTAGTTAATTTCTATATCATGAATTCTGAACTAACCATCAAATAATCTTCTTAACCACCCCATTAAAAGCAAACTGATCATGAATGAAGGTGGTGCCACACAGGTTTAAAGCAGAtgtttatgaaagaaaaagactgGAAGAACTCACTCTGATTGCAATCTTCTTGAGTTTGTTCATGGCGGAAAATTGTTTCAAACGACTTAGGACAGCAGAATCAAGAGGCTTATCTGGAGCTTCACCATTTACTTGTACCCATGGATGGCCTGTGCAAACACATTACAGTCGCAGTGAAACATTTCTGGATATATTGCATATGCATGCAAATATATGCATATTGTATCTGTGTAGGACTTGATACGTTAATTCTTGTAAACTACAGATTCAACTATAACCCAGTAGCATGTTGATTCTTATCAATGCACCAGTATGCATCTTCGTTTTCCACTCAACTTTATGCAGATTAAGAAAATGGCAAGATATCATTGACTCCTAAGGACCTGAAATGTCAGGGTATTCATATACAGTATACTCACAAAGAACTTGATGAGCTGTGGGCCGCTTTTTGGGGTCTCTTACGAGCATTCTTCTGACAAGATCTTTTGCACTGTCAGATATGCTGGGCCAAGGTTCAGATACAAAGTCGAGTTCCCCTCTTAAGACCTGCTCGAAAATTCCCTGTTCCGTTTCTGATCCAAAACAAACATTGGCATGTAACAAAATCAGATTAACAACTAGGGTAAGTGTAATGAAGCGAAGCAAGGAAACAACATGTGCAAAAGAATGATGCTTACCATCCCAAAATGGCGGAACTCCACTTAGCAAAATGTAAATGATAACTCCAGCACTCCAAATATCACATTCTGGGCCATAAAGCTTCTTTAGTACCTCTGGGGCCACATAATAAGGGCTTCCAACCACATCAGTAAATGTTTCACCTGAGAAGGTAAACATCAGCATCTGATCGAACATAGACAAAGATTGACTATGGTAGTAACATCCCAACTACAGACAACAAGCAGGATTCTGCTCTAACAATAGGCATATAAAAGATGAGAAGTTTCATTTCTGTTTAAAACTATCCCTCCTAAAACAAGAAACTATGATGATCAGAAGTATTCTGTTTCTGATAGTAAACATCCCgcctaaaattgaaataactgAGTAAACTACAGTTACATATTGAGTATAAACTTTTTCGTTTGGTCAATGGTGGCAGAAGATCTGGCTGGACATTGACTACAGCCGAAAGTTTTACCATCTGTATTTCCTCTGGAATACCACTTTTAAGAGACCTACATGATTTCAAATATTGACATAAAGGTAAAACCATATTGAAGGGTTCGCAAATACAATCCCGAGCTATTCAAGTGAACAAGCAAATGGAGTAGCTTCATGCCTAACCTCGTATTCTTTTGAGATGCCCATGTTATATATGGCTAACAAATTGAATTGGAAACCCAGAAGCATGCATGAAATTTGAAACGTCTTCAACAGATGAAAATTGAGATGGGAACTAGATAAAGACACCTGTTGCATATATCTTGATATATCGAGTAATGCAAAATTGAATGGCTTGTGTTGAATATAACTACATAGTAGAAATTCACTCCGGAAAAAACTCCAATAAAGTTTTGAACATAAATTGATCAATTAGAATATCACATTCGGATTAACGCCGACATTTGATAGTATTGCACCagcaattacatatatttgccaattctttcctttctttttatgGAATCAAAGCTAGGTCAGGAAAGTATTTGACAAGACTTATATTCAGTTTTAAACAATCTGAAACTGTTTGGTCTTTGTTTGTTATGATAGTTGCCCTTTCTTCTTCATAATGCTATGTGATGGGCACTGTATGATTGACCACATGACACGGTTTTTTATGCTTACATGTGTGTAAAACACAAACAGATGCATTTGGAGACTCCATATAACTTTATGAAACACAAATTTCATCCATAACAAGCCATTTCCAAATCACCACTGTTAGGGTTCTGGCGGTGGAGATGGTGTTACACAGGACAGAGTGAAAAAAGGACCTAATATTTCCGAGCCCAAATGAGTTGAATTGGAATTGCTTAGGTGAGTATTCTTACAACTTAACCAAGAtcttttaatcataatttttaaactctGGGATTTCTCATCTATTctttgatgcaaaaatattttcgcATTTTGACTTGTCAACAATCAATGCTCATAATGCGAACTGAGCTATACACCATAACATGGAAATCAACAGCCATAATTGGAAAGATTTCAGTTTGCTAAAAGCATGTCCTAAAGTAACTGATCAAAATGGAACCAACTGTAAGAATCCATAAAGGAGAATCAAGGTATCTGACTTTTATGCTTTCCATCCCATATCAAAGAACTAAGAAACCTCTTCATTTAGCTTAACTCAGatatattctataattaaaaaatctgaACTGCATAAGGGaagtgtaaaataaattattttctgattaattaaatccaaaagaaaaggaacaagGATAGAAAATGATCCAATTGAATGAGCGCCTAGTAAAGTTTAACAAGCCAGGTTGATAAAGGTTAGTGCTGATTACATAACAAGGAATTCAATAAGATATCAAGGGTCAAGCAATAAATTCTGCCATTTGTCCTCAGATGAGCCTTTGATGCTAGAGGTACAAGTCCCTGAAAAAGATATTTCACTTTTTTGAAGAATGTTGACAGGGAAGGTAATGCCTAATTTATTGGTCTGGTTCCATGATATTGCGTACTCAGTTGTCAGTGGTTTCACTATAACCCAACTAACTGAACACAAAAATCAGGATTTCAGATTCAatcatatttctatttttttttccttttgataAAGTGACAACACAAAACCTAAAGACAAATTATAGATGAATACCTGGTCTGAAGAACATTGAGAGCCCAAAGTCAATGGTCTTAAGCAGTGATTCCTCTTGGTCATCCACAAAAAGGAAATTCTCTGGTTTCAAGTCTCTATGCATAACTCCCAATGAATGACAAGCTTCTATAACACTAACTATCGTCCTAGCTAGCTCCGCGGCTTTTCTTTCCGTGTAATGCCCCCTCTGTATGATCCTATCAAAAAGCTCCCCACCTGCACAAAGCTCCATTACAACATGAACTGCAACTGCATCTTCATAAGCTCCAACAATTGATATAACATTGGGATGCCCTGCCAAGTGGTGCATTATCCGAATTTCTCTTCTAACATCCTCAACATCCTCCTCAGTTATCAACTTCCTCTTAGCAATTGTCTTGCAGGCAAACTCCTTGTTAGTCTCCTTCTCCAAACACAAGAACGTGGTCCCAAATTGTCCCTGTCCTAACTTCTTCCCTAAAGTATATTTgtccttcaaattttctgtttttcgCTGTAAAACTGACTCGACCCGTAGTCCTACACTTGATACTCTCTTCATAGGATTAGGCTTGTTCTGTTTTGCCCCTTCTGCTGgcttattgttattattggCATTGTTAGTATCGGTACTACTATGATTATTCACTTTCGCCTCCTGGTTTGCAGGCTTTTGGTGATCCGTCGGCTTGCCTTCACCACCTGAAATTTTGACTGTTGCAGGCGGAGTTTGCACATCAGACGGAGTTGAACCAGAGCTTTTAGTATCTGAATTCACAGAGctctcattatttttattgttatccTTATTATTCTTGCCACTGCTGGCTTCTTGTTCTCGATTTAAGGCTGGAAGGCTCTCTGGCTGCCGGGTTTTCCAGACGGCTGCCGTCACAGATTGAAAGAAGCCTTCGTTCCCCAACTTAGGGCCTACACATGTATTCCCCATCAAACACTGTGTAGTCTCTACAAATCCCTAGCCCTCTTGAATTTCACCATCCAAACAAGCCTTTGCTAATCCCATTCACCGTATGCAGCCACAAATCTTGAAGCTTTAAAAGCCAAAATCAACACCCATCTGTAGGAGACCCCCCAAATCTGCGCCCCCAAATCAGTGATCCTGTTAATGTATGAAACCAAAAAAGATCCAGAAAAACGCAATTCTCTGACGAATTAACGCAAATATGCCAAAATGCATCAATTCTTGGATCGAAAACAACGTGAATTATCATCAATCCAATAATTGCACAGCTAGCGCGATAAGATCCACgcagagaagaaaaatggaagtGATCAGAAAAACGTGAAATGTGGTGAGAGTGAGGCGAAGCCACTCGGATGAGAACGTGAATAGCAGTCTGGATACGTTCAATCGGCTTCAAATTCTACATGTTTTTCATGCAGAAATGCAGGCGGTGGGGCGCTTACCACAACCAGACTGCGCGCGCAGAGAGGGTGTGGATTTGGGGGAGATCAATCTCAGAGAGGTGGGCGCCTAAAATTCCACTCAATTCAACATCGGCTGATATATGTTTCTATGGCATCACAATCACATAGGTTAGTTCATGCAACGCATGCATACCTCCCATTCCACTCCTCCAAATACGCctcaaaaacaaatcaaattctcACTACtcacattaaatataatttattattatttcttccaattccatttattaaatataatcagCTGTTCAACATCAATATCACCTTTTCTTTACAACAAaagtgtaaataaaataaaagtattatattatatgcttataaaataaagttttctcTCTCAAGAAAATTGAACTTCAAAAGTATTAATGCGtcgataataatttttcctttcaattcCTTACTCAAAACCACATCCACATCAAAATTCGAATTTGGGAGgtcaaaaaattgtatttatatattgacgTTGTCGatagcaattaaaataatggGTGGactagtatataaaaaaaattaaaatcacgtatattttttttagaaaattacataactaCCCCTAGGCCCTCCCTTTTGATCCGTCGTCGATATTTTCgcataaaaacatataaatagattattataGTATTGGGTACTTTgcttgaaaaatatattagaattaatgCATTTCATTGCACATGTCTGTAACTATGAGGTACAAAAGTGGTTGAGTGGGTCAGATTTGGAGTGGACCCGACCCGTCGAGT
The nucleotide sequence above comes from Sesamum indicum cultivar Zhongzhi No. 13 linkage group LG11, S_indicum_v1.0, whole genome shotgun sequence. Encoded proteins:
- the LOC105173969 gene encoding calcium-dependent protein kinase 20, with amino-acid sequence MGNTCVGPKLGNEGFFQSVTAAVWKTRQPESLPALNREQEASSGKNNKDNNKNNESSVNSDTKSSGSTPSDVQTPPATVKISGGEGKPTDHQKPANQEAKVNNHSSTDTNNANNNNKPAEGAKQNKPNPMKRVSSVGLRVESVLQRKTENLKDKYTLGKKLGQGQFGTTFLCLEKETNKEFACKTIAKRKLITEEDVEDVRREIRIMHHLAGHPNVISIVGAYEDAVAVHVVMELCAGGELFDRIIQRGHYTERKAAELARTIVSVIEACHSLGVMHRDLKPENFLFVDDQEESLLKTIDFGLSMFFRPGETFTDVVGSPYYVAPEVLKKLYGPECDIWSAGVIIYILLSGVPPFWDETEQGIFEQVLRGELDFVSEPWPSISDSAKDLVRRMLVRDPKKRPTAHQVLCHPWVQVNGEAPDKPLDSAVLSRLKQFSAMNKLKKIAIRVIAESLSEEEIGGLKEMFKMIDVDNSGQITMEELKKGLERVGANLKDSEIISLMQAADFDNSGTIDYREFVAAMLHLNKVQKEDHLYAAFSYFDKDGSGYITKEELQLACEQFGLGDVHLDKIIREVDKDNDGLIDYSEFVAMMQDTGFRNKGLQNR